One stretch of Hemiscyllium ocellatum isolate sHemOce1 chromosome 27 unlocalized genomic scaffold, sHemOce1.pat.X.cur. SUPER_27_unloc_3, whole genome shotgun sequence DNA includes these proteins:
- the LOC132807997 gene encoding gap junction alpha-5 protein-like has product MGDWSLLSRILEQVHQHSTAVGKVWLTVLFVFRMLVLGAAAESAWGDEQSGFSCNTRQPGCETVCYDRAFPVSHVRLWVLQVVFVSTPSLVFVAHALRSVRRQREAPAGGAPGRPGDKAQIRGALLGTYVCCVLARSALELGFLAAQYLLYGIFLSPVYRCERAPCPTPTDCFVSRPTEKNVFVAFMAAVSGVSLLLGLAELCYLGRRRLCPPTLEAQAPSPNPWPHRPPDQGLHVTV; this is encoded by the coding sequence ATGGGCGACTGGTCGCTGCTCTCCCGGATCCTGGAGCAGGTGCACCAGCACTCGACGGCGGTGGGCAAGGTCTGGCTGACGGTGCTGTTTGTCTTCCGGATGCTGGTGCTGGGAGCGGCCGCCGAGTCGGCTTGGGGGGACGAGCAGTCCGGCTTCAGCTGTAACACCCGGCAACCGGGCTGCGAGACCGTCTGCTACGACCGGGCCTTCCCCGTCTCCCACGTCcgcctctgggtgctccaggtgGTCTTTGTCTCCACCCCCTCGCTGGTCTTCGTCGCGCACGCCTTGCGCTCCGTCCGCCGCCAGCGGGAGGCGCCGGCGGGGGGCGCACCGGGACGGCCGGGAGACAAGGCGCAGATCCGCGGGGCACTGCTGGGCACCTACGTGTGCTGCGTGCTGGCCCGCTCGGCCCTGGAGCTGGGCTTCCTGGCCGCCCAGTACCTGCTGTACGGGATCTTCCTGAGCCCCGTGTACCGGTGCGAGCGGGcaccctgccccacccccaccgaCTGCTTCGTGTCCCGGCCCACCGAGAAGAACGTCTTTGTGGCCTTCATGGCCGCCGTCTCTGGGGTCTCGCTGCTCCTGGGGCTGGCCGAGCTCTGCTACCTGGGCAGGCGGCGGCTGTGTCCCCCCACCCTCGAGGCCCAggccccttcccccaacccctgGCCCCACCGCCCGCCGGACCAGGGCCTCCACGTCACCGTCTGA